CTTCAGAGACTACTATTTTTCTTGGTTGGACTGTATCAAGCATTTTCCCGACTGCAAAGGAGAAGTCCAATGGCGCGAGCATCACTCTGCGCGTCAGGTTTTCCCAGTTTTTCTTCAAGTGAGCAACTAGCTCTGTGTCAGGAGACAGCACCAGGCAGGAGCTGGCTCGCTCGGCCATCCCTGCAATGTTTCTGAATTCCCCGAAAGAGACAGTAAAAAAAACAACTGGTTTATCAAGTTCAGGGTAATCCACAAAACCCAGCCAGGACTTGAAATTCGCGAAGCTGATCAATTCCTTGTTGTATAAATAAACCAGAATCAGCGGAGAACAAAGCAGCAGGAAAAAAAGATAGGCAAGATCAATCAAGGCCATAGGTACGCTTCTTAAATCTGTCGTAAAACAACTGCCACTGTTCAGGCACTTTCCTGACAACCTGGTCGTAGAATTCAAGGTATCTGCGACTTTGATCCTCAACCGATTCATCCGGATTGGCTGAAGTCAGATTCTCAAGCACAATCCTGTGAAATCCATTTTTTTTCCGCTTCAGGTAAATTCCCACTACAGGAAGCCCGTATCGCTTTGAGAGCCTGGCAGGCCCTGCCGGGAATGACACATCGCATCCGCACCAGGAGAGCCTGATCCCGTTCGGTCCTCCGTCATGGTCTGAGATCAGGCCCAGCACTTCCTTTTTCCTGATCAGCCTGAGAACCCCCAGAATGTTGTCATGGTCGATCAATCTGATTCCGACCTTATCCCTGTAACTGTTCAATATTTTCTCCTGCAGTTCGCTTCTGGCGCGCAAGTAGATCGAAGTGAGCGGCAGCCCGTATGCCACCAGAGCACCTCCCAGCAGTTCCCAGTTTCCCAGATGCATTGAGAGAAAAATCATGGCTTTCCCGCTGCTGCGCGCTTTTTTCACCAGTTCCTGATCGAGCTCGTCAAAACGCACGATCCGCCTGATCTGATCCGGAAACAGGCTGAAATAAAAAAGTTCAAAGAGCAGCTGCCCCTGCTGTCTGAAAAATTCCCTGACAGTCTTCTGAAGCTTAAATTCACTGATGTCAGGGAAAAGAGCCCGCAGATTCCGCTCAGGCACCTCGGCCAGGGAGGGGGCGCACCGATAAACAAACAGCCCGATAAGCCGGGCTGTTGAACTTCCAATCCTGTATAAAAGCATCACTCTTTTTCAGCTTCCAGGTCTTTCCAGAAGGTGGTATTGACACGCTTGGGCTTGAGCATTTCCTGCGCTTCCCTGGTGATCTCGCTGTCTACAGGAGCCAGGTTGACGACTACGATGAACTCTGCCACAGCCTCGTCGATCATGCCTTTATCGCGGTAAGCTTTGCCAAGGTAGAAATGCGCATTGACATTGTTCTCGTCCAGAGCGATGATCCGTTTGTATTCCAGCACAGCGTCGTCCAGTCTGCCCTTCTTCAGATAGAGGGAAGACAGGCTGAAATGGGCATCCAGGTTGCGGCTGTCCCGGCGCAGGCCCTCTTCCAGCATCTTGGCGGCTTCCTCGAATCTGGAAAGCTCTTTATAAACTTCTGCCAGCATGAAATAACCCTGGGCTCCCTCAGGCATCAGGCCGATCACCTTCTGCAGTTCTTCCAGCGCGTAATCGTACAGTTCGCGGTCCAGATAGATCTGGGCCAGCATGTTATGCGCCTCAGTTTCCTGGGGATTTTCGCGGATAATGTCCTTGTAGGCGGTGATGGCACGGTCGTAAAGCTTCTTGTCCTTGTAGATCCTGGCGAGCGACAGTCTGGCCTTGAGACTCACAGGCTCCACTTCGATCGCTTTCTTGTAATATGAGATCGCTTCCTCCATCATACCCTTGCCGACGTAGAGGTCTCCAAGATAGATGTATGGTTCGGCCTTGCCAGGTTCGATCTTGCGGCATTTTTCCAGCACCACGATCGCATTGTCGTTCATCTTGAGGCGCAGGAAAAGCTTGCCCATTCCCATGTGAATCCTGTAATCCTGCGGCCGCTTTTCCGAGAGCTTCTGATAGATCTGCCTGGCTTTCTCGTCCTCGTTCAGCCCCTCGTAACATTCCGCCTCTTTCCTCAGCAGTTCCTCGTCGTCCTCCCGCTCCAAGAGCAGCTTCTGGAAATAGCGCAGGGCTTCCTGGAATCTGTTCTTCTTGAAATAGATGTTGCCGATGATTTCCAGTGATTCCTGGCTGTCCGGGAAATTGCCGAGCACTTCATGCAGGAGAGGCAGGGCGTCATCCAGTTTGCCGATTCTCACGTAGCAGCGGGCGAGGCGGATCTTCAATTCGTGATCCTGAGAGACTTCCATCGCCTTCTTGATCTCAGCCACAGTTTCCGAAATCATGTCCCTGCTGTAGTAGATGTCTGCCAGGAGTTTGTAAGCTTCCACCGAATTCCTGGGGTAATATTCCTTGATCTTGGAAAGCACAGTCACGGATTTCTCGAAATCACGCAGATGCCAGTATGTTTTACCCATCCAGAGCAGCAGATCAGGGTCTTTTTCCTTCAGCTCCCTGGCTTTTTTAAAATAGTCCAAAGCTCCTTCTGGATTTTTTTTAGTTGCTTCGATCGTGCCCAGGCGGTAGAAGGCTTCGAAGGAATTGGGGTCGAGATAGAGGAGTTTCTGGTAGAGTTCTTCCGCTTCCTTGAAGCGTTTCATCGAGAGATAAACCTCTCCCATTTCCCGCAGGAATTCCTGATTATTCATGCGCAGGTGGACAGCCCGCTCGAGACAAGGCAGGGCGGCCTTGAGGTCACCCCTGCTGCGGTGGATTCTGCCCATTTCGAAATAGGCTTCCACAAAATTGGGGCTGACTTCGATCGCTTTCTGGAAAAGGCGGATGCTGTCCTCAAGAAGCTTCCGCTCCAGATAAATCATGCCCAGATAATAATATGCTTCGGCCCGGTTGGGGTCATTCAGAACTACCTGTTCCAGATGCTTGAGCGCCAGGTTGAAATCGTGTTCCTGGTAATAGATTGTCCCCAGCTCGAAGAAGGCGTTGATATCTTCCCCGTTCTTTTCAAGATATTTCTCCAGGTTTTCCTTGGCTTCCGAAGTTTTACCCATGCCCTTTTCAAGCAGTGCCAGCCTGTAGCGGGTGTCCTTGTAACCTCCGGTCATCTCGATCACTTTCAACAAATTCTGATACGCCTTATCCGGCTTGCCGAGCTTCTGATATACATAACCTGAGAGGTAATACGCTTCAGGCTCGCCGATCGACAGATTGCGGGCTTTTTCATACTGCGCGATGGCCTCGTTCAGCATGTGGGCTTTCTCATAAGCAGTTCCCAGAGTGATCCGCAGGTCGTAAGAAGCCTCGTCGAGATAAGTGGCTTTCTCCAGGTAGGAAATGGCTTCGTCGATCCTGTCGCGCTCGATCAGGATCTTCCCGATGTCGTGCATGGCAGGCTTGAATCTCGGATTGTACTGGATAGCCCGCTCCATGTTCCTGGTGGCCGCGTCCAGCATGTTCTGCTGCCAGTAAATGCGGGCCAGCCAGTAATAAGCTTCGGCCGTTTCCGGCCAGCGCTCGATCAGACGCTTGAAGAGCGACTGGGCGGAATCGTATTTTTTCTTTTCGAAATAGCATTTCGCCAGCAGCAGGTTGGTTTCCCTGTCGTCAGGAGTCAGGCGTGACTGCTCGTCCAGAAATGGAATGGCATCATCGATCTGGTCCTCTTTCAATCTGAGCTTTGCCAGATACAGATTCACCTGTTCAAAAGCATTGTTTAAAGAGTAAACCTTGCGGAAGAGGTCGGCGGCTTTATTCAGATCGCCAAGTTTGAAGGAGATCAGCCCGAGTTCGTAATCCACAGTCGGAGTGCTTTCCTTCTCCATCTGCCGCAATTCCTGAAGCTCGATCTCAGCTTCGCTGAAACGCTCCTTTTCCCGGTAGAGTCTGGCAAGATAGATCCTGACTCTGGGTTCAGCGGGAAGCAGTTCTTTCAGTTTCTGGAATTTGAACAGCGCGTCCTCGAAATCACCGTTGTAGTAGTGGGCTTCCCCGAGATTCATAAGAATTTCAGGGGTTTCCTTCCTCTCCACGACAGCGCGATATTCATGGACAGCTTCTGCATATCGTCCCATCTTGAAATAGACCTGTGCCAGCCTGCTCCTTACCCCGACGTCGTCGGTATTGAAATTCAAAGCTCTGCGCAAGGATTCCTTGGCTTTCTCATTTTCGTTCATAGCGATGAAAATTTCCGCTTCGATGGACAGAAGTTCGGCGTCCTTATCACGGGCCGGAACAGGTTCCAGGGTTTTAAGGGCCTGATGGGTGTTTTCACTAAGCAGATAGGCTCTGGCAAGCAGCTTGCGGCCTTCACAGTCCTGCGGGCAGATCTTCATGAAACGTTCCAGTTCCAGGATGGAATTGGCGTAATCGCACTTGGCGAAATAGCTCTGCGCAAGCAGCAGGCCGTAACGCGCTTCCCCGGTATTTACCATCAGCTTGCGGAAAAGTTCCACGGATGTTTCCAGGTCTCCCCTTGCTCTGGCGATCAGTCCTCCCAGTTCCTCGATCCGCTGCTCTCCGGCTCCCCCTGCCTTTCCGAGCCATTCGGAGGCCTGCTCGAAATTTCCCTGCTTGTAATTCAGCAGCGAGAGGTAATATTCGGAGCCTGCATCAGGAGATTGAACCAGCACAGCTTTGAAATCAACAAGGGCCTGATCGTATTCTCCGTTCTCGAGATGAATTTTCCCGATCTCCAGATTATTCTTGCACTTTTCAAAACAAAGGAGCGCTTTTTCCCGTTCGTTGCCCGCAAGATACAGCCTGGCAAGTTTTTCGAACATCTCAGGGGGCTTGTCGCCGGGAAAATTTTCCAGCGCTTTGACCGCACCGGTAAGATTGTTCTGCTCTTCCATGATTTGTGAAAGCATCATCCGCAAGTCCATCTGCACCGGGGATAAGAAGATGGCACGTTCCAGCAGGAATGCCGCCTTGTCCAGCTTGCCGTCCTCCCGGTAAATCATGGCCAGAAGCTGATAAGGGAGAAAATTGTCAGGTTTGAGCGGGATCACTTTTTCCAGGATCTTCTCGGCTTCCCGCTTGAGCTTCCTGTCGAAATACGCGGCTGCCAGTTCGGAGAGGAGGGTAAGATTTTCCGGATCCTTATGCCTGGCCTTTTCCAGGATGGAAATGGCATCACCGGCCCTTTTGTCTTCCCTGAGCATCCGGCCGAGTTCGATGTATGAGTCCAGATAGTTAGGCAGATTCTCGATCAGTTCCTCCAGGATCTTCCTGGCTTCTTCCCGTTTGCCGGCCAGCTGATAAATCCGGGCCAGATTGTAACGCGCGCTCTCATGATACGGGTTGAGCATCAGGAGCTTTTTCACGGCTTCTTCTGCCAGGTGATAATGTCCCTGCTCGAAATAGATCCGGCTCATGAACAGCCAGGGATCCTCGCTGGACGGATGATGGCTCAGATATTCCTCGAAATCCTTCTGCGCCAGCACATGTTTTTTCAGATTGAAATTGATCTTGCCTGAGAGCAGGATATATTCAGGGTTGGGGTCAGGGGTTTCCCTCAAAAATTCCACTTTTTCCGCCGCTTTTTCGTAATTCCCGGTTTCAAGGTAGCAGACTGTCAGCAGATAACCGACATCTTCTGAAACCCGGTCCAGCTTCTCGGCTTTCTGCAGGAAGGAAACCGCATCCCCGTGACGCTTCTGATCGATCAGAATCCTGGCTGCATCGAGCAGTACCGCGAGTTTCTCCGGAGCAAGCTCCACCGCCTTATCCAGGGACTTTCTGGCCAGATCGTGTTTTTCCTGACAGGCCAGCACTCCGCCGAGCATCAGGTAAGCCTGGCTTTCGCGCTTGTCTTTACAGATTTCCCGTAGAATCTCCTCAGCCTTGGCATGGCTCCCCTTTTTCCAGTATGCATCGGCCAGTACCATGCCTGCGGAATAATTCCCGGGCCAGAGCGGCCGCAGGAGCTCAATCACCTGGCCGAATTCCTTCCTGGTCAGATAGATTCTCCCGAGAAATTCACGGACTTCAGCGTTTTCGGGCTCGAATTTCAAATATTGCCTGAAGTTCGCTTCGGCCTGGACGAAATCCTGTTTGTGATAATAAATCCTGCCTGCCTGCAGGAAAGCCTGCTTGAAGCTGGGATTCAGTTCCATCACTTTTTCCATGGCCAGCAGGGCATCCTGCTCTTTGCCAAGTTTCTGATAGACCTCGCCAATTTCAAAATAGGCCTGATATGAGGAAAAGTCGATCTCGACAGCCCTGTGGAACTCGTTCAGAGCCTCTTCAAACAGACCCTGTTCCTTGAGTATTTTTCCCAGGTAAAAGTAAGCGTCAAAAAACTTCGGCTGATGAAGCAGGGCTTTCTGCAGAAGTTCCTTGGCGTCATTGAGCATTTTCTGTTCCTTGTAGACCATGGCCAGCCCCAGCAGCGCCTGGAAGTTTTCGGGTTCATTGTCCAGAATGGACTTGAAGAGCAGGTTGGCTTCAGTCACTTCGCCGTTGGCAAGATATGCCTGCCCCAGTTCCAGGTAAGCGCCGAAATCGCTCGGAGTTTGAGAAATTGCCGTTTTGAACGCTACTATCGCATGAGAAAGCTTGCCGCGCAGCCTGAGTATCTTTCCCAGCAGGTAATGATAACCCGGGACTTTTCGCTCTTCAGGGATTTCCCTGATGATGCGCTCAGCATCGACGACCCGGCCCAGCTCGAAATATGCCCGGACCAGTTTGAGCTTCAGCTCAGGGCTTTTCAGACCGGAGGGCAGGCCTTCCAGGAAATCGACCGCCAGCAGGTAGTTGTTCATCTCAATCAGGCAGTCGGCTTTCCGGGAATACACCTCACGGTCGGATGGAGAAATCTTCAGCGCACGGTCGTAAAGTTTCAAAGCCTCGTCGAACAGTTTCCGCTTCCTGTACGCGCTGCACATGCACAGGTAAGCATCAACGCTTTCAGGCTTGATCTCCAGAAGTTTCTTCAAAATGGAAATCCCGTCGTCAAAATTGCTGTTCCTGAAAAAGGCTTCAGCCAGCATCAGATGGAATTTCTCATTTTCCCTCTGTATGCTCAGTGCTTTCCCGAGATATTCGGTGGCCAGTTCCAGCCTGCCTGCGTTCAGGTTCGCTTCACCAAGACAGGCATAAATCTCTGCGTCCCGGTCCTTTTCCTCGATCCTTTCCAGGTATTCGCAGGCGTCCTGCCATTTGGAAAGTTTGAGGCTGATGCTGCCAAGATTCCTCAAGGCTTCCAGGCATTCCGGAGCCTTAGCCAGCACGTCCCTGAAACAGGCGTAGCCTCCTTCCAGGTCGTGTTCCTCAAGCAGCAGCTTCCCTTTGAGAAGCAGCGGATTATAATCGTCAGGCTTGAGGGTCAGGCATTTTTCGATGAAACGTCCGGCCTTGCGGTAATCTTTCTGACTGCCGGAAAGCATTGCCAGAAAATAATAGGCATCCGCATTTTCTTCGATTTCCAGGATTTTCTTAAGGTACTGTTCCGCCTGCTGAGGCTTTCCGTTCTGAAAGCAGACCTCAGCCAGTTCAGAGAGCAGATTCAGATGCCTGCTCCCGGTATCGAGCGAGACGGCCTTTTCCAGGTAATAGATCGTTTCCTCGATCAAACCCCTCTCACGGGAAATCTTTCCGAGGTAATAATAAATCTCATTCTGGTAGGGATTGAGTTCAGCCACTTTCTTGAATTCCAGAAAGGCTTTTTCCAGGTCTTTCTGCTCAAAATAAGCCTTGGCGAGATAGAAATGCAGCCTTTCATTGAAGGGTTCATATTCAAGGGCTTTCAGCCACTCGCGGGTTGCTTCGCCGGTCTTTCCCTGTTCGTAGAAAGAGAGCCCCAGCTCGAAATAACTGCGGAAACTGTCCAGCCCCATGTTTTCCAGAATCGAGGAGGCTTTCTCGCGCACGAGCTGGGATTTGTCCTTGAGTGCTCCGATGAGAGCTTCGGTGGCTTCGCTGCTGCCTATCCCGGCCAGGGCTTCCACAACCGCCACCCTTACTTCTTCCTGCGGATCAGACAGATATTTCATCAATTCAGGTACTGCTTCCTTATACCCCATGAATTTGATCGTGTTGATAGTTTCCACCCTGATGAAAGGTGAAGGTGATGACATTGTATTCAGGAGCAGCCGATAGATTTCTTCGCAGGGAAAATTCCGGAGAGCCTGGAGTGCGACTTTTTTCAGCTCCAGGTCATCGCTTTCCAGGGCAGAAATGAAGATGCCCTTGCTCTTCTCGTCCCCGATTTTGATCAGGGCGCTCAGGATTTCCTTCTTCACTTCCCGATGGGTATCGTTGAATGCGTTGATCAGTGCTTCCTGTGTGGTTTCCAGGCCGAGCCGTTCCAATGCCCGGGCTGCATTCCTCCTGACTTCCCACTGGTGGTCTGCAAGGGCTTTGACCAGGTTGGGGGCAGACTTTTCGTCTGACAGTTCACCCATCGCCCAGACGCAGTTTTTCCGCACATCAGGGTTGGAGTCCTCCATAGCTCGGATCAGAGCGTCGACAGCTGAGGAATTGCCAACTCTACCCAAGGCACGGGCTGCCAGAGAACGCACTTTACCGTTCTGGTCCTTGAGGGATTCCAGGATCGCCGGAATCGCCCGCTCGTCTCCGAGCTGAAAGAGCATTTCCAGAGCCTTGCTCCGAAGCTGCGGGGCCGGATCATTCAAGGCGGCGATCAATGCATCGATTGAGCGCTTGTCATGGAAGACTTCCAGAGCTTCCAGCACCTGGCCTCTGACTTCCCGGTTCTCATCCGACATGATCTGCAGCAATGGTTCCAGAGCCCGTTCGTCGCCAATGTTCTTCAGGGCATCGATTGCAGTTTTGCGTACATCGCTGTTCTGGTCTCTGAGCATCGGCAGCATGCATTCGACGCTGCCCTTGTTCCTGAATTCTCCCAGAGCCCTCGTGGCTATGATCCGGATTTCTTTGTTATTCTCCCGGAGAAGCTGCTCCAGAACCGGTATGATTCTGGTGTCTTTCAGTTCCAGAAAAATCTCCACCACCCTGACTACAACCTGCTGGTTGAGGGTTGGGAGCAGCCTTTTAATGTCTTCGAAATAGTCCAGCAGCCTGTTCTTGCGAATTAATTCCAAGGCTTCGAGTTTATCCAGCAGGGACGGACTTTCTAAACCCTTGATAATCTTTTCTTGTTCAGCACTTTTCATCTATCCCCCAACTTTTTCAAATACAAAATGGTTTACCCTTCAGACAGACCCGCTAATGATAATTAATCAGGCTTTATTTTGTCAAATTAAGTAAAGAATGAGCATTGAAGTAGAGACGCGCCATGGCGCGTCTTTACCCTCGGATGTTGCAAGAAATTTGCCGACTCAACAATCAGATGTGTTTGAATACCGGTTTCAGGGCATCAATGGCCTTGAAAAAAAGTTCCACCCCGACGAAAGATACGATCAGCGGGAGAAAAATGCAGAGCATGACCAGTAAAAGCAGTTCCATCTTATCCCCTTGCCTTCGGCAGCTTTTTTTCTGAACTGAGTTGAGTATCTGAGACGGTATCAAGTATTGCCGTCAAACTCAGGAATTGTTCAGACATTCTGCCTGAAGAATCGTATATAATACTCATCGGTACATATTGCATAAAAAATTATGCTAAACAATCCGCAAAATGTTTTTTCGAAAATCGGGAAAACTTTTTACTGAAGTCTCGAATTCAAAATCCTGCTTCTACCGCTTCTTCCAGAGAACAGACTTCAATTATTTCCACACCTTCAAAGGATTCGGTGATTTTTTCCTTGCCTTTGGGGAGGATCATTTTTTGATAGCCGAGTTTCGCTCCTTCCCTGATCCGTTCATTCATGAAGGGTACTATCCTGATCTCAGAAGTCAGGCTCAATTCTCCCAGACTGAACAGGCAACGCGGGGGTTTGTTCCTGAAAGACGAATAAACTGCAAGCGCTACTGCGAGATCTGAAGCAGGATCAAAAACTTTAAGCCCGCCCACGACATTGACGTATACGTCGTATTCCGCTGTTTTTATTCCGAGATACTTTTCGATCACCGCGATAATGGAAAAAATCCTGGTGACTTCGATACCCTGTGCAAGCCTCCGTCCATTACCGAATGAACTGTAATTAGTAAGACTCTCGATCTCGCAAAGCATCGGTCTGGTGCCTTCCATTGATGTCGTCACCTGTATTCCGGCCCTGGAAGCAGACCTGTCAGACAGGAACAGTTCAGCAGGGTTTAAGACTTCTGAAAGTCCCTGCCCGGTCATCTGGAAAATCCCGATTTCATTGGTGGAGCCGAAACGGTTTTTTACAGTGCGCAGGATCCGGAAATTGAACTTCCGTTCGCCTTCGAAATAGATCACTGTATCCACCATGTGCTCCAGAATCTTCGGGCCTGCAATGGTGCCCTCCTTGGTGACATGTCCCACGATGATCAGGCTGGTTCCGGATTCCTTGGCATGCGCCACCAGCTTCTGAGTGCATTCCCTGATTTGAGAGACAGTCCCTGGAGCGGATTCGCAGGAAGCGGTATTCATGGTCTGGATGGAATCAATCACCACTACGGCCGGCGAGTTGTTTTTAATGGCATCCAGTATGAATTCCACCGTGGTTTCAGGAAAGAGCAGCAGGCTGCCGGCCCCGGAAATTCCCAGGCGCTCAGCCCTCATTTTCAGCTGCTGCGGCGATTCTTCGCCCAGGACGTACATCACCTTGGCTTTAGCAGAAAGCAATGCAGACATCTGCAGAAGCAGAGTGGACTTGCCGATGCCCGGCTCACCCCCAACCAGTATCACTGATGCAGGTACTATCCCTCCGCCAAGGACGCGGTCGAATTCTCCGCAGCCGGTAGAAATCCGCTGATGGCTGATGCTTTCGATTTTTTCAAGTGACAGCACTGCAGCGGATTGATGCCCGGCAGTTTTGTGATTTTCGGTCTTCTCTTCGGTAAGAGAATTCCACTTGCCGCAGTCCGGACATTTGCCCAGCCACTTTGGGCTCTGAAAACCGCAGCTCTGGCAGGTGTAGATGATTTTATTCACTTGATTCATCCGAAAAAATACTGCTTCAGTGCAGGCAGAGTATAGGTACCGCGCATCATTTCAAAATACAGGATGAGTAATACCTGAAAAACGAAATAGCAGGAATACAATCTGAAATCCGTCCTTCCGAAATAGCGCTCTGCAAGATAAACGAACCCGTTTGAATAAAACATGAAGAGTATCATCCCGCTGGAAATCAGGATCAGAATGGTCTGCAGGGAAAAATCCAGCACAAACAGGGATCCGATGAAAATCGCGAGTCCCAGCCCGAAAAAGAGATTGTTGTAATATGAGACAAGTTCGGTCCAGCGTTCTGGTTCAGACTTCCCGAGCGAGAGGAAAAGCGCAACCCCGCAGACCATCACAGTGGAAAGATAGACAGAGTTCAGTATCAGTTCTTCGTGCATTTTTTCTCCTGATCAGCGAAAATCAACTTATCCTTCATTATTTATTCAGCATTAACAAATTGTCAACTTTTCGTGGGAAAGATCACTTTGCATTGCACCATAAATCTCTGTTCAGATCCAGTCAAGCAGATTCTCAAGCGATTCCACTACGCAGCAGTCCAGTCCAGCCACCTTGCCCTGCTCACTCTCCCCGTAACCTGTCAGCACCAGAAAGCTCTTCTTCAACCCGGCGTTGAGTCCGCAAAGGACGTCAGAGTGCTTGTCGCCCACGAGGAATGATGATTCAAGGTCCAGTACGTATCTGTCCCGGGCCTCAAAGATCATACCAGGTTCAGGCTTCCGGCAGCTGCAGGGTCCGCTGTAATCCGGATGATGCGGGCAGATCAGAAAATCGTCGATCAGTCCGCCTGATTTCCGATTCAGTTCTTCGTTTACGGCCTGGGCAGCGGCCAGGTTGTACATCCCTTTGGCGATCCCGGCCTGGTTTGTCACAACGAGCAGGAGAAATCCCATTTCTTTCAGTTTTTTCAGGACTTCCGGAACACCGGGTAACAATGCAACTGCAGCCGGATCGTGCAGGTAGTTCCGTTCAACTATCAAGGTCCCGTCACGGTCAAAAAAGAAAGCTTTTTTCATCTCAAAAGCCCTCAGCTTCCGATTCCCAGAACTTTTTCATAGGCTGAAAGAGTTTTCCTGGCTGTTTTCTCCCAGGTGAATTCTTTGCTGACTCTCTCTTTCAGACGGCTGTTAGGCTGGGCTTTCCAGGCCCCTCTTAAAGCCTCCGCAATGCTGTCGACATTTCCCGGATCGCAGTAAAAGGCTTGATCCCCGAAATATTCCCTGGTGCACCCACCTTCGGTCACCACGAGCCTGCAGCCGAACAGGGCTGCCTCCAGCGAGGCGAGTCCTGGAGTTTCGAACCAGCTGGGCAGGGCATGTACCCTGGCCCTGCGATAAAACTTGCAAAGTTCCCGCTGCGGCATCGCCGATAATATTTCAGCGTTCCGGCCCTTCTCAAGCATGATTTTCGCATAAAGCTTCCGGTAACGCTTTTTCCCTGAAACAGAGCCGATGATCACTAGCGGCAGGTCGAGAAGGTTGGCGGCCCGGACCAGATTCAACCTGTTCTTGCGGTCATCGATCCTGCCGACAGAGAGAACGAAATCCTCGAAGTCAATCCCTGGAGGGGATTCATCTCCTGTGGTCTCAACCAGATCCGAGTCGACGGCGTTCGGGATCACCACAGCTTCAGCGGTTTTCCCGAAAAACCGCTCGAGATTGGAGATTTCCGCTCTGGAATTCGGCAGCAGCAGATCCACCCGGGAGAGGACGTCTCTGATCGCCTGGTAGTTTTTCAGGCTGGTGCTGCCTCCCCTGAACCTGCGGAAAGCTCTTTTAAAACCGAGCGAAAGGAAATCGATCAAATCCTGGGCAAGGTGCCGCAGCGGAATCTCCTGGTACCAGAAAACAGTGGAAAGGACGACTGGAGGCCGATTCGCCGGAAGTGCGTTAAAAAAAGAGATTACCTCATCCGAAAATCGGAAAAGGTGTATCAGGTCGCATTCTTTGGATTCAGCCGGATGGTTGAGGTACCGCACCTCACAGCCAAGTTTCCTCAAGTGCTGAGCAGTTTTATAGATCTGGGTCTCGGCACCCCCAGTCCGGAATTCCAGCCCTTCCAGAAGTTCAGAATAGAAGCCGATTTTCAAACTACTTAATTCCCTGTAAAGTCTGATAATCATCGATCTGTGCGTCAGTGAGAGCCGCAAGATCGGTTTTTTTCAGATAAAACGCCTTATACCAGTCGCAAGTATTGCTGATCATCCGTTCCTGCAAGAGCAATGGATGCCAGCCGAGCCGGAAAAAGGCCTTGTCGCAATTCAGCCTTAGAATATTCGCTTCCTGAAACGAACCGCCAGAAGCGCGATAAGCGTTTTCCGGCTTGTCAAAGCCCCAGATCTCACTCATTTTTCTCACAAGTGTTTCCACGATGAGGTTCCCGGATGCCTGAGGACCGAAGTTGAAACTTTCGCCGCTTGGAACTTTTCCTGTAAACAAAGCCTCAGCAAGCAGCAGGTACCCTCGCAGCGGCTCAAGCACATGCTGCCAGGGCCTGACTGACTGGGGATTGCGGATCAGCACGGGTTCCCCCTTGCTCCAGGCTCTGACACAGTCCGGCACAAGCCTGTCAGGGGCCCAGTCGCCGCCTCCGATCACGTTTCCGGCTCTGACCGAAGCTATCTTGACAGGCAGATTCCCGAAAAAAGAACGGGAATATGATGAAAACACGATTTCAGCGGCCCCTTTGGAAGCGCTGTAAACATCTCTTCCCCCGAGCCTGTCGTTTTCCCGATAGCCAAAGTCCCAGTCCTTGTTTTCATAGCATTTATCGCTGGAGACGATTACTGCAGCGCAGGGATAAGCCAGTTCTCTCAAGGATTCCAGCAGATTGGCGGTTCCCATGATGTTTGAGGAGAAAGTTTCAATCGGATCGGCATACCCTTTGGAAACA
The window above is part of the Candidatus Wallbacteria bacterium genome. Proteins encoded here:
- the radA gene encoding DNA repair protein RadA yields the protein MNKIIYTCQSCGFQSPKWLGKCPDCGKWNSLTEEKTENHKTAGHQSAAVLSLEKIESISHQRISTGCGEFDRVLGGGIVPASVILVGGEPGIGKSTLLLQMSALLSAKAKVMYVLGEESPQQLKMRAERLGISGAGSLLLFPETTVEFILDAIKNNSPAVVVIDSIQTMNTASCESAPGTVSQIRECTQKLVAHAKESGTSLIIVGHVTKEGTIAGPKILEHMVDTVIYFEGERKFNFRILRTVKNRFGSTNEIGIFQMTGQGLSEVLNPAELFLSDRSASRAGIQVTTSMEGTRPMLCEIESLTNYSSFGNGRRLAQGIEVTRIFSIIAVIEKYLGIKTAEYDVYVNVVGGLKVFDPASDLAVALAVYSSFRNKPPRCLFSLGELSLTSEIRIVPFMNERIREGAKLGYQKMILPKGKEKITESFEGVEIIEVCSLEEAVEAGF
- a CDS encoding HAD family hydrolase; translation: MKKAFFFDRDGTLIVERNYLHDPAAVALLPGVPEVLKKLKEMGFLLLVVTNQAGIAKGMYNLAAAQAVNEELNRKSGGLIDDFLICPHHPDYSGPCSCRKPEPGMIFEARDRYVLDLESSFLVGDKHSDVLCGLNAGLKKSFLVLTGYGESEQGKVAGLDCCVVESLENLLDWI
- a CDS encoding glycosyltransferase; translated protein: MKIGFYSELLEGLEFRTGGAETQIYKTAQHLRKLGCEVRYLNHPAESKECDLIHLFRFSDEVISFFNALPANRPPVVLSTVFWYQEIPLRHLAQDLIDFLSLGFKRAFRRFRGGSTSLKNYQAIRDVLSRVDLLLPNSRAEISNLERFFGKTAEAVVIPNAVDSDLVETTGDESPPGIDFEDFVLSVGRIDDRKNRLNLVRAANLLDLPLVIIGSVSGKKRYRKLYAKIMLEKGRNAEILSAMPQRELCKFYRRARVHALPSWFETPGLASLEAALFGCRLVVTEGGCTREYFGDQAFYCDPGNVDSIAEALRGAWKAQPNSRLKERVSKEFTWEKTARKTLSAYEKVLGIGS
- the rfbG gene encoding CDP-glucose 4,6-dehydratase, whose protein sequence is MDFFRDRKVLITGNTGFKGSWLTAWLVRAGAKVYGVSKDVPSSPSMFETLNLERRIIHYVADIRDLRILRKIISDIQPEFVFHLAAQAIVSKGYADPIETFSSNIMGTANLLESLRELAYPCAAVIVSSDKCYENKDWDFGYRENDRLGGRDVYSASKGAAEIVFSSYSRSFFGNLPVKIASVRAGNVIGGGDWAPDRLVPDCVRAWSKGEPVLIRNPQSVRPWQHVLEPLRGYLLLAEALFTGKVPSGESFNFGPQASGNLIVETLVRKMSEIWGFDKPENAYRASGGSFQEANILRLNCDKAFFRLGWHPLLLQERMISNTCDWYKAFYLKKTDLAALTDAQIDDYQTLQGIK